The following proteins are encoded in a genomic region of Burkholderiales bacterium:
- the pheA gene encoding prephenate dehydratase: MSDELKKLRASIDALDQQMLELLNRRAAHARSIGRLKNGAVYRPEREAQILRRIKDANSGPLSDETVARLFREIMSACLALEKPMAVSYLGPQGTFSEAAAIKHFGHAAHAVACASIDEVMHKVEAGEVDYAVAAVENSTEGAVGRTLDLMLATPLKICGEVVLRVHQHLLRKTKGLKNVKRIYSHAQSFAQCHEWLNLNLPNVQRVHVASNAEAARLAGKDKASCAIAGDMAAERYNLNVLTSNIEDEPNNTTRFWILGVYDAEPSGKDKTSLVMSSKNIPGAVHQLLTPLAHYGVSMSKLESRPSRTGLWEYVFFVDIEGHQKEENVAKALAELADRAAFLKILGSYPAAVL, encoded by the coding sequence GTGAGTGACGAGCTTAAAAAATTGCGGGCAAGCATCGATGCGCTGGATCAGCAGATGCTCGAGCTCCTCAATCGCCGCGCCGCACATGCCCGTTCCATCGGGCGGCTCAAGAACGGTGCCGTCTACCGCCCTGAGCGCGAAGCCCAGATCTTGCGGCGTATTAAAGACGCCAACTCCGGCCCGCTATCCGATGAGACCGTAGCGCGACTATTCCGTGAAATTATGTCCGCCTGCCTGGCGCTGGAAAAACCGATGGCAGTCTCTTACCTCGGGCCACAGGGAACGTTCAGTGAAGCTGCCGCTATCAAGCATTTTGGCCACGCTGCGCATGCCGTAGCCTGTGCTTCAATAGACGAAGTGATGCACAAGGTGGAAGCCGGTGAAGTGGACTACGCGGTGGCCGCGGTGGAAAATTCTACGGAAGGCGCGGTAGGCCGGACTCTGGATCTGATGCTTGCCACTCCGCTCAAAATTTGCGGCGAGGTGGTGTTGCGCGTGCACCAGCATTTGCTGCGCAAGACCAAAGGCCTCAAGAACGTCAAACGGATTTACTCACATGCGCAATCGTTCGCTCAATGCCACGAGTGGCTGAACCTGAACCTTCCGAATGTACAGCGGGTGCATGTTGCGAGCAACGCCGAGGCCGCGCGTCTTGCGGGCAAGGATAAGGCAAGCTGCGCGATCGCGGGAGACATGGCAGCGGAACGCTATAACCTCAACGTCCTGACTTCGAATATCGAAGACGAGCCCAACAATACTACGCGTTTCTGGATACTCGGCGTGTACGATGCAGAGCCGTCCGGTAAAGACAAAACGTCGCTGGTGATGTCCAGCAAAAATATTCCGGGAGCGGTGCATCAATTGCTGACTCCGCTTGCACATTATGGCGTAAGCATGAGCAAGCTCGAGTCGCGCCCGTCGCGTACGGGTCTTTGGGAATACGTTTTCTTTGTTGATATCGAAGGCCACCAGAAAGAAGAAAATGTGGCGAAAGCGCTTGCTGAACTGGCTGATAGGGCCGCTTTCTTGAAAATCCTCGGATCGTACCCCGCCGCGGTGCTTTAA
- the serC gene encoding 3-phosphoserine/phosphohydroxythreonine transaminase — translation MNDVKAYNATARVYNFSPGPAVLPREVLQCAREEMLDWHGSGMSVMEMSHRGKEFTTIIRRAEADLRELMRIPAHYKVLFLQGGASLQFAMVPVNLLRGKNSADYIFSGEWSKKAIAEAKKFCAVNVAATSEDAGFTYAPGQEQWRPDPDAAYVHYTPNETIGGVEFHWVPETGEVPLVADMSSNILSRAVDVSRFGLIYAGAQKNIGPAGLTIVIIREDLMGGALSGMPSMLDYKVHSDNDSMYNTPPAYAIYIAGLNFQWLKKIGGIPAMEMRNIEKSTVLYDFLDTSRFFSNPVRKSDRSRMNVPFRLKNTALEQEFLNQAQARGLVQLKGHRLAGGMRASIYNAMPLEGVQTLVEYMREFEAQYA, via the coding sequence ATGAACGACGTAAAAGCATATAACGCAACAGCTCGCGTCTACAATTTCAGTCCCGGACCGGCAGTGCTGCCGCGAGAGGTACTGCAGTGCGCGCGCGAAGAAATGCTGGATTGGCACGGCAGTGGGATGTCAGTTATGGAAATGAGCCACCGCGGCAAGGAATTCACGACCATCATCCGCCGCGCGGAAGCTGATTTACGCGAGCTGATGCGCATTCCGGCTCATTACAAGGTACTGTTCCTGCAAGGCGGCGCCAGCTTGCAATTTGCCATGGTGCCGGTCAACCTATTGCGCGGCAAGAACTCTGCCGACTATATTTTTTCCGGTGAATGGTCAAAAAAGGCGATCGCCGAGGCAAAAAAATTTTGCGCAGTAAATGTTGCGGCCACCTCCGAGGATGCTGGATTTACCTATGCGCCGGGGCAAGAGCAGTGGCGGCCTGATCCCGACGCAGCCTACGTGCATTACACGCCCAACGAAACCATCGGCGGCGTGGAGTTTCACTGGGTTCCAGAGACCGGTGAAGTTCCGTTGGTGGCCGACATGTCGTCGAACATACTGTCGCGCGCAGTGGACGTAAGCCGTTTCGGGTTGATTTATGCGGGGGCGCAGAAAAACATCGGGCCGGCAGGGTTGACCATCGTCATAATACGCGAGGATTTGATGGGGGGCGCGCTTTCGGGCATGCCTTCGATGCTGGACTATAAAGTTCATTCGGACAACGATTCCATGTACAACACCCCGCCTGCTTACGCGATTTACATCGCCGGGCTCAATTTCCAGTGGTTGAAAAAAATCGGAGGCATCCCCGCGATGGAAATGCGCAACATTGAGAAATCGACGGTGCTTTACGATTTTCTCGACACCAGCCGGTTTTTCAGCAATCCGGTGCGGAAAAGCGACCGTTCACGCATGAATGTTCCGTTCAGGCTAAAAAATACCGCGCTGGAACAAGAATTTCTGAATCAGGCGCAAGCGAGAGGGCTGGTGCAACTTAAGGGGCATCGTTTAGCGGGCGGCATGCGCGCGTCCATTTACAACGCGATGCCCCTGGAGGGCGTGCAAACCCTGGTAGAGTACATGCGAGAATTCGAAGCGCAATATGCCTGA
- a CDS encoding prephenate dehydrogenase/arogenate dehydrogenase family protein, which translates to MAKLQLGKVVIFGVGLIGGSFALALKRAGLAKHVVGVGRSRANMEKALRLGVIDEACDDAAQAVPGADLIMLALPVGQMRRVMCELAPRLEPHTMVTDAGSTKQDVVAFARECLGAHLARFVPAHPVAGGEQSGVGAASSELFVNKNVVVTPLARTDGKALKRVKDLWKACGARVRQMTPRQHDETFAAVSHLPHLLAYALMDTIAAKPNAAKLFNYAASGFRDFTRIAGSSPEMWRDIAMANRKILLKELAAYQKQLSRIAGLMRKSDGTALEEIFTRARSARARWLLDK; encoded by the coding sequence ATGGCGAAATTACAATTAGGCAAAGTGGTGATATTCGGCGTGGGGCTGATAGGCGGCTCATTTGCCCTGGCACTAAAGCGCGCGGGCTTGGCCAAGCACGTGGTCGGCGTAGGACGAAGCCGCGCCAATATGGAAAAAGCGCTGCGGCTCGGCGTGATTGACGAAGCGTGTGACGACGCGGCCCAAGCAGTGCCGGGTGCCGACCTGATTATGCTGGCGCTGCCCGTAGGACAAATGCGCCGGGTGATGTGCGAGCTTGCGCCGCGTTTAGAGCCTCATACTATGGTAACGGATGCCGGCAGCACCAAGCAGGATGTGGTGGCTTTTGCGCGTGAATGCCTGGGAGCGCACCTTGCGCGATTTGTGCCGGCCCACCCGGTTGCTGGCGGGGAACAGAGCGGAGTAGGCGCGGCGAGTTCCGAGCTTTTTGTTAACAAGAATGTGGTGGTGACGCCACTGGCGAGAACCGACGGCAAGGCGTTAAAACGGGTCAAGGATTTGTGGAAGGCCTGCGGCGCGCGTGTAAGGCAAATGACGCCACGCCAGCACGATGAGACCTTTGCCGCGGTGAGCCATTTGCCGCATCTGCTCGCCTACGCGCTTATGGACACGATCGCAGCAAAACCCAATGCAGCCAAGTTGTTTAATTATGCGGCAAGCGGCTTCCGCGACTTTACGCGCATTGCCGGAAGTTCTCCGGAAATGTGGCGCGATATAGCCATGGCCAACCGCAAAATCCTGCTCAAAGAACTGGCGGCATATCAAAAACAATTGAGCCGCATCGCCGGCCTGATGAGAAAAAGCGACGGGACTGCGCTGGAAGAAATCTTTACCCGCGCTCGCAGCGCGCGCGCGAGATGGCTGCTGGATAAATAA
- the aroA gene encoding 3-phosphoshikimate 1-carboxyvinyltransferase, which translates to MSFDYRVEPGGTLSGTLRVPGDKSISHRGILLGSIAEGASEISGFLEAEDTLATINAMRAMGVRIDRPAREKVRIYGGGLRGLKAPKKVLDCGNSGTLIRLLCGLLAGQSFNCELTGDDSLRKRPMERITAPLREMGADIVAGENGTPPLKLRGVSELRAINYTMPVASAQVKSALLLAGLYARGRTCVVEPAPTRDHTERMLQGFGYSVQREGNTACIKSGGTLKPTNINVPGDISSAAFFMVGASIAPGSDITLTHVGVNPTRTGVIEILRLMGADISLFNQSSAAGEAVADVRVRHSRLKGIVIPRGLVPLAIDEFPVLFVAAACAEGETVLTGAEELRVKESDRIQVMAEGLRLLGIVARPAADGMRIRGGDFSGGAIESHSDHRVAMAFAVAGLRAAGPIIIRDCANVATSFPGFCALAQSVGLKISEV; encoded by the coding sequence ATGTCTTTCGATTATCGGGTCGAACCCGGCGGCACACTTTCGGGCACGTTGCGCGTACCGGGCGACAAGTCCATTTCCCACCGCGGTATCCTGCTGGGTTCGATCGCTGAAGGCGCGAGCGAAATCAGCGGATTCCTTGAAGCCGAAGATACACTTGCTACGATTAACGCGATGCGTGCCATGGGCGTGCGCATCGACCGTCCTGCAAGAGAAAAAGTCCGGATTTACGGGGGAGGATTGCGCGGGCTGAAAGCCCCTAAAAAAGTACTCGATTGCGGTAACTCGGGCACCTTGATTCGCCTGCTGTGCGGCTTACTCGCCGGCCAGTCTTTCAACTGTGAATTGACGGGAGACGATAGCTTGCGCAAGCGGCCAATGGAACGCATAACGGCTCCTTTGCGCGAAATGGGAGCGGACATCGTCGCAGGTGAAAACGGCACTCCGCCGCTCAAGCTCAGAGGCGTCTCCGAGTTGCGCGCAATCAATTACACGATGCCCGTGGCCAGTGCCCAGGTGAAATCCGCGCTTTTGCTTGCAGGTCTTTATGCCAGAGGCCGTACCTGCGTCGTCGAGCCTGCGCCTACGCGAGATCACACCGAACGCATGCTGCAGGGCTTTGGTTATAGCGTCCAGCGTGAAGGTAACACCGCTTGCATCAAAAGCGGCGGAACATTGAAGCCGACAAATATCAATGTGCCGGGCGATATTTCTTCGGCAGCATTTTTCATGGTCGGTGCAAGCATTGCGCCGGGTTCCGATATCACGCTAACTCATGTCGGGGTCAATCCCACGCGCACCGGAGTGATTGAGATTTTGCGCTTGATGGGAGCGGATATTAGTTTATTCAATCAAAGCAGCGCAGCGGGCGAAGCGGTAGCGGACGTGCGGGTGCGCCATTCCCGCCTCAAGGGCATCGTGATTCCACGCGGGTTGGTGCCGCTCGCCATAGATGAATTTCCGGTTTTGTTCGTCGCCGCAGCCTGCGCAGAAGGCGAAACGGTGCTCACCGGCGCTGAAGAGCTGCGAGTCAAGGAAAGCGACCGAATCCAGGTAATGGCGGAGGGACTGCGCCTGCTGGGAATTGTCGCCCGGCCTGCCGCGGACGGTATGCGTATCCGGGGCGGGGACTTTTCAGGAGGGGCGATTGAAAGCCATTCCGATCACCGCGTAGCCATGGCATTTGCCGTGGCCGGACTGCGCGCTGCTGGTCCGATCATCATCCGCGATTGCGCCAACGTAGCGACTTCTTTTCCCGGCTTCTGCGCATTGGCGCAGAGTGTGGGGCTAAAGATCAGCGAGGTATAA
- a CDS encoding OmpA family protein has product MTRRLLKLVFVAASVAASGLAAYAALAQTSATPVPYVIDQRGQLARSGAGLCWRTGYWSQKLAEEYIRPGAQFPIGCECDKDLMPKELCEAAPAPVVEEAPPPPPEEAPPPPPPPPAPQHITLSADALFDFNKAQLRPAGEQRLSELAAKLQNAEYETLTVTGHADPIGSHAYNQKLSEQRAETVEKFLVEHGVHAHKISAIGKGETEPVVTLDQCKHMKRKELIQCLQPDRRVEVDVTAVIPEGQ; this is encoded by the coding sequence ATGACTCGACGACTTTTAAAGCTCGTTTTTGTGGCGGCTTCAGTAGCGGCATCGGGCTTAGCTGCCTATGCAGCTCTGGCGCAAACTTCAGCCACTCCGGTTCCCTATGTAATTGATCAACGTGGTCAACTGGCCCGCAGTGGGGCCGGCCTATGCTGGAGAACCGGCTATTGGTCACAAAAGCTTGCTGAAGAATATATACGCCCCGGCGCCCAGTTCCCCATCGGTTGCGAATGTGACAAGGACCTGATGCCGAAAGAACTGTGCGAAGCGGCTCCAGCGCCCGTGGTCGAAGAGGCGCCGCCTCCGCCCCCGGAAGAAGCGCCACCCCCGCCACCGCCGCCACCGGCGCCGCAACATATCACGCTTTCTGCGGATGCCTTGTTTGATTTCAACAAAGCGCAGTTGCGCCCTGCCGGCGAACAAAGGCTTTCCGAACTCGCAGCCAAATTGCAAAACGCCGAGTATGAAACGCTCACCGTGACGGGCCATGCCGATCCGATTGGTTCGCATGCCTACAACCAGAAGTTGTCCGAGCAGCGCGCAGAAACGGTGGAAAAATTCCTGGTTGAGCACGGCGTTCACGCTCATAAGATCAGCGCTATTGGCAAAGGCGAAACCGAGCCGGTAGTAACCTTGGATCAATGCAAACACATGAAGCGCAAGGAGCTGATCCAGTGCCTGCAGCCTGACCGCCGCGTGGAAGTCGACGTGACAGCCGTGATCCCCGAAGGACAATAA
- the hisC gene encoding histidinol-phosphate transaminase, whose translation MDLCELAPPYIRALAAYQPGKPISELERELGLKDVIKLASNENPRGASPKALAAIREALSDIARYPDGNGYTLKRVLSSRHEIHPEQIVLGNGSNDVLELAARAFLAPGTQAVYSRHAFVVYRLATQACGAQGVEAPAKNFGHDLDAMLQVTNAQTRIVFIANPNNPTGTLLSVPELQAFLQRLPQQVLVVLDEAYNEYLPDELKTPGAAWLKQFPNLIITRTFSKAYGLAGLRVGYAMAHAQVADLMNRVRQPFNVSSVSQAAAIAALDDQEFVTQSYQLNQRGMMQITQGFKRLGIRFIPSYGNFVCFFAGDAKALYQNLLQRGVIVRPIGDYGMPEWLRVSIGLPEENEKFLKALQLVREAA comes from the coding sequence ATGGACTTATGTGAACTGGCTCCTCCCTATATCCGCGCTCTGGCGGCTTACCAGCCGGGGAAGCCCATTTCCGAGCTCGAGCGCGAGCTGGGGCTGAAAGACGTCATCAAGCTCGCATCCAACGAAAATCCCCGGGGCGCGAGTCCCAAGGCGCTTGCCGCAATTCGCGAGGCATTATCGGATATCGCGCGCTATCCGGACGGCAATGGATATACCCTGAAGCGGGTCTTGTCCTCGCGGCACGAAATTCATCCCGAACAGATTGTGCTGGGCAATGGCTCAAACGATGTGCTGGAACTCGCTGCGCGCGCATTTCTCGCTCCCGGAACACAGGCCGTTTATTCGCGGCATGCTTTTGTAGTGTATCGCCTGGCAACGCAGGCATGCGGCGCACAGGGGGTCGAAGCGCCGGCAAAAAATTTCGGTCATGACCTGGATGCAATGTTACAGGTGACAAATGCGCAAACGCGCATTGTGTTCATCGCCAATCCCAATAATCCCACCGGCACGCTGTTGTCCGTCCCAGAGCTGCAGGCTTTTTTGCAGCGTCTCCCCCAGCAAGTATTGGTGGTTCTGGACGAGGCCTATAATGAGTATTTGCCGGATGAGCTGAAAACTCCCGGCGCGGCCTGGCTTAAGCAATTTCCCAATCTGATTATTACACGTACTTTTTCCAAAGCTTACGGCTTGGCCGGACTGCGGGTAGGTTACGCAATGGCGCACGCGCAAGTCGCTGACCTCATGAACCGCGTGCGCCAGCCCTTCAATGTCAGCAGTGTCTCCCAAGCGGCTGCGATTGCGGCGCTCGACGATCAGGAGTTCGTCACGCAAAGCTACCAGCTCAATCAACGGGGCATGATGCAAATCACGCAAGGCTTTAAGCGATTGGGAATCCGTTTTATTCCATCCTACGGAAATTTTGTGTGCTTCTTTGCCGGTGATGCCAAGGCCCTGTATCAAAACTTGCTGCAACGCGGGGTCATCGTCCGTCCCATCGGCGATTATGGGATGCCGGAGTGGCTGCGGGTAAGCATCGGCCTGCCCGAAGAGAATGAAAAATTTCTCAAAGCATTGCAATTGGTTCGCGAAGCAGCGTGA
- the gyrA gene encoding DNA gyrase subunit A — protein MDQFAKETLPVSLEEEMRRSYLDYAMSVIVGRALPDVRDGLKPVHRRVLFAMHEANNVWNRPYVKCARIVGDVLGKYHPHGDAATYEALVRMAQDFSMRYTLIDGQGNFGSVDGDAPAAYRYTECRMDRISSEILADIDKETVDFAPNYDGKEQEPAVLPTKVPNLLVNGSSGIAVGMATNIPPHNLKEVVDGCLLLLKNPQTELNELIELIPAPDFPTAGVIYGVSGVKEGYRTGRGRIVIRARTHFEDLERGNRQLIIVDELPYQVNKAALLTRIGELVRDKKIDGISDLRDESDKSGMRVVIELKRGENPEVVLNNLYKETQLQDTFGMNMVALVDNQPRLLNLKDLIESFLRHRREVVTRRTEFELRKARERAHILEGLAVALSNVDEIISLIKSAESPPAAKAQLMARHWRSKLVEEMLRRASSDASRPDGLGAEFGLRKQGYFLSDAQAQAILELRLQRLTGLEQEKIFTEYKDVMEKITDLTDVLVKRERITRIIADELTAIKDQYGDDRRSEIVVDTQDLAMEDLIASEDMVVTLSHGGYMKSQPVADYRAQKRGGRGKQAATTKDDDFIDNLFIANTHDYILCFSNRGRVYWLKVYNVPQGSRASRGKPIVNLVPLMEHEKITAVLPVKEFDDQHFVFMATANGTVKKTALSAFSRPMSKGIIAVNLEDGDYLVGAALTDGKRDIMLFSDGGKAMRFAEHEVRSMGRNAAGVRGMKLGAGKHVISLLTAQDETQSVLTATENGFGKRTPIAEYTRHGRGTLGMIAIRTTERNGKVVAATLVNKDDEIMLITTGGVLIRMRVSEIREMSRSTQGVRLIDLGDGETLAVLGKVVERDEENNGEGNP, from the coding sequence ATGGACCAATTCGCCAAAGAAACTTTGCCGGTTAGCCTCGAAGAAGAGATGCGCCGCTCGTATCTCGACTACGCGATGAGCGTCATCGTCGGTCGCGCATTGCCTGACGTGCGCGATGGTCTGAAACCCGTGCACCGCAGGGTACTGTTTGCAATGCATGAAGCCAATAATGTGTGGAACCGCCCCTATGTGAAGTGCGCGCGCATCGTCGGTGATGTGCTGGGCAAATATCATCCGCACGGAGATGCCGCGACTTACGAAGCCCTGGTACGCATGGCTCAGGATTTTTCAATGCGCTACACGCTCATCGACGGGCAGGGCAACTTCGGATCAGTGGACGGTGACGCACCGGCGGCGTACCGCTATACCGAATGCCGCATGGACCGGATTTCCTCCGAAATTCTGGCCGACATCGACAAGGAAACGGTGGATTTTGCACCCAATTACGATGGCAAGGAACAGGAACCCGCGGTTTTGCCGACCAAGGTGCCGAACCTGCTGGTCAACGGTTCGTCCGGAATCGCGGTGGGGATGGCGACCAATATTCCACCCCACAATCTGAAAGAAGTCGTCGACGGCTGTCTTTTGCTTCTCAAGAACCCGCAAACCGAGCTCAATGAATTGATCGAATTGATTCCGGCGCCGGATTTTCCGACCGCCGGCGTGATATACGGCGTATCCGGCGTGAAGGAAGGGTATCGCACGGGCCGCGGGAGAATAGTAATCCGCGCGCGCACGCATTTTGAGGATTTGGAGCGAGGTAATCGCCAGTTGATTATTGTTGACGAGCTTCCATACCAAGTAAACAAGGCCGCCCTGCTCACGAGAATCGGTGAGCTGGTACGTGACAAAAAAATCGACGGCATTTCCGATTTGCGGGATGAGTCGGACAAGTCAGGCATGCGGGTGGTTATTGAACTCAAGCGCGGAGAGAACCCCGAGGTGGTGCTGAATAACCTGTATAAGGAAACGCAGCTGCAGGACACCTTCGGCATGAATATGGTGGCGCTGGTGGACAATCAGCCGCGATTGCTCAATCTCAAGGACCTAATTGAATCGTTCTTGCGTCACCGTCGCGAAGTGGTGACGCGGCGCACCGAGTTCGAATTACGCAAAGCGCGCGAGCGCGCACATATCCTGGAAGGATTGGCGGTAGCGCTCTCCAACGTGGATGAAATCATCAGCCTCATTAAGAGCGCAGAATCCCCGCCCGCGGCAAAGGCGCAGTTGATGGCGCGGCATTGGCGTTCCAAGCTGGTCGAAGAAATGCTACGCCGCGCCAGCTCAGATGCTTCGCGTCCCGACGGACTCGGCGCGGAATTCGGCCTGCGCAAGCAGGGCTATTTCCTGTCTGATGCACAGGCACAGGCGATTTTGGAACTACGCCTTCAGCGTTTGACCGGCCTGGAGCAGGAGAAAATATTTACAGAATACAAGGACGTGATGGAAAAAATCACCGATCTTACGGATGTGCTGGTGAAGCGGGAACGCATCACCCGCATCATCGCCGACGAGCTCACGGCGATTAAGGACCAGTACGGCGACGACCGCCGCAGCGAGATCGTGGTGGACACGCAGGACCTGGCAATGGAAGACTTGATCGCCTCAGAGGACATGGTGGTCACCTTGTCACACGGCGGCTATATGAAATCGCAGCCGGTTGCGGATTACCGGGCGCAGAAGCGCGGCGGGCGCGGCAAGCAGGCGGCGACCACCAAGGACGACGATTTCATAGACAATTTGTTCATCGCCAATACCCACGACTACATTCTGTGCTTTTCGAACCGCGGCAGGGTCTACTGGCTCAAGGTTTACAATGTGCCGCAGGGCAGCCGTGCCAGCCGCGGCAAGCCCATTGTTAATCTCGTACCATTGATGGAGCACGAAAAGATCACCGCGGTTTTGCCGGTCAAGGAATTTGACGATCAGCACTTTGTATTCATGGCGACTGCCAATGGCACGGTCAAAAAGACCGCGCTCTCCGCGTTTTCGCGGCCGATGTCCAAAGGCATTATTGCGGTAAATTTAGAGGACGGCGATTATCTGGTTGGAGCTGCGCTCACGGACGGCAAGAGAGATATCATGTTGTTTTCGGACGGCGGCAAGGCGATGCGTTTCGCTGAGCATGAAGTACGTTCAATGGGCCGCAATGCGGCCGGCGTGCGCGGTATGAAGCTGGGAGCGGGTAAGCACGTAATTTCACTACTCACCGCGCAGGACGAAACCCAGTCGGTACTGACGGCGACCGAAAACGGATTTGGCAAACGCACTCCGATCGCTGAATACACGCGACACGGACGCGGCACGCTGGGCATGATCGCGATTCGTACAACCGAGCGCAACGGCAAGGTGGTGGCGGCAACACTGGTAAATAAAGACGATGAAATAATGTTGATTACCACCGGTGGCGTGTTGATCCGAATGCGTGTTTCCGAAATCCGGGAAATGAGCCGCTCAACCCAGGGTGTGCGGCTGATCGACCTCGGGGACGGTGAAACGCTTGCGGTTTTGGGAAAGGTTGTGGAACGGGATGAAGAAAACAACGGAGAAGGAAACCCGTGA
- a CDS encoding phosphoglycerate dehydrogenase: MPEAYHILMLGQVSARGLKRFPHNYVVSDQVNEPDAILVRSQNMHEMVIPSTVKAIARAGAGTNNIPVQRMNDRGVPVFNAPGANANAVKELVIAAILIASRNLVQAIRFVNTLQGDDETLGKKVEEGKKQFSGFELPHRSLGIIGLGAIGGMVADAAIKLGMRVIGFDPEITVEAAWSVPSQAKKAHSIDELLKYSDFISLHVPLVDATKNMIDANHVNKMRQGVVLLNFARDGLVDEDAVLAALGSKKIRYYMCDFPSAKLKDQPGVVALPHLGASTQEAEDNCGVMVVDQVRDYLENGNILNAVNFPNVIMMRESPYRVGIANANVPNMVGQISTTMAQAGLNIHNMMNKSKGAMAYTLVDVDSPVSGKVIQQIASISGVLSVRNLPAQVK, encoded by the coding sequence ATGCCTGAGGCGTATCACATCCTCATGCTTGGCCAGGTTTCGGCGCGTGGCCTAAAGCGCTTTCCGCACAATTATGTCGTGAGCGATCAGGTGAATGAACCGGATGCCATCCTGGTGCGCTCGCAAAACATGCACGAGATGGTGATTCCGTCCACAGTCAAGGCGATCGCGCGCGCCGGCGCCGGCACCAACAACATTCCGGTCCAACGGATGAATGATCGCGGTGTGCCGGTGTTTAATGCTCCTGGGGCGAATGCCAACGCAGTGAAAGAGTTAGTGATTGCAGCCATTCTGATAGCTTCGCGCAACCTGGTGCAGGCGATTCGTTTTGTGAATACTCTTCAGGGCGACGACGAAACATTGGGAAAGAAAGTAGAAGAAGGGAAGAAACAGTTTTCGGGTTTCGAGCTCCCGCATCGTTCGCTCGGCATCATAGGACTCGGCGCGATCGGCGGCATGGTTGCGGACGCAGCGATCAAGCTTGGCATGCGGGTTATCGGTTTCGATCCGGAAATCACCGTGGAAGCGGCGTGGAGCGTGCCGTCGCAGGCGAAGAAGGCGCACAGTATCGATGAATTACTTAAATACAGTGACTTCATTTCGCTACATGTCCCGCTGGTGGATGCGACAAAGAACATGATTGACGCCAACCATGTCAACAAAATGCGCCAGGGCGTGGTCTTGCTGAATTTTGCGCGCGACGGCCTTGTGGACGAGGACGCAGTGCTGGCGGCGCTGGGTTCGAAAAAAATCAGGTATTACATGTGCGACTTTCCATCCGCCAAGCTTAAGGACCAGCCCGGCGTCGTGGCGCTGCCGCATTTGGGCGCCTCAACTCAGGAAGCCGAAGACAATTGTGGAGTAATGGTGGTAGACCAGGTGCGGGATTACCTTGAGAACGGCAATATATTGAACGCGGTGAATTTCCCCAATGTGATCATGATGCGGGAATCGCCGTACCGCGTGGGAATAGCCAATGCCAACGTGCCCAACATGGTGGGGCAGATTTCCACCACCATGGCACAGGCGGGACTTAACATCCATAACATGATGAACAAATCAAAAGGCGCGATGGCTTATACCCTGGTGGATGTGGACAGCCCGGTGTCGGGGAAGGTTATCCAGCAAATCGCAAGCATTTCCGGCGTTCTTTCGGTGCGTAATCTGCCGGCGCAGGTGAAATAA